The window GAAGAGGTCCCTTCAGCTTCAGTGATCAACATCGTATCTTCCTGTTATGTGTAAATCAGTAGATGAATGAGCCTGTGTGTCTGATAAAAGCAAGGGACAGAATTTACATTGCTTCCCTCTACTTACACAGAAATTTTGGTAGCTTCCCactagtaaaaaataaataaataagataaatggaataaaaaatgcTCATCTCCAAGTGACTTCCTTGTTATATAATCACGTGTGTTGATTTTCACAGGACTTATCTTTTCATTATCTCCAAACTAGGTGCGGAAATAGACACATGGTGCGCCTatcacacaaacacccacagaaCTACATTACTGACTATTTAGACTGCATATAGTGAGGTAGAGGATTAGTAAGCGTATAATATGGTATCCCCGGGTTGTCCATTCTCGCATCTGGTTGGCGCATAGTGTGGGCGACATCCATTCCGTGATGGTGGATTTCTGCGCCCGAGTGGTTATCAGACGGCAGGTTCTTGAGGTCTGATGGGACTGGCATGGCGTCATTCTTCCCCTCATTACTCAGCTCATTCCTGACGTCAGTGTGGGGATGTCTGAAGGTGGCAACGTTGACGGACCGCAGCTCAAGAAGTGAGTTGCGCGGTCTGTCCTGATGCACTTCTTGCCTGTACTCCGGCCTCATCATGTCCTGCCGCATGAGATCAGGGTGTTGCATGGGGTGGTGTAAGTCCTGCCGTAACATTTCCTGGCGGGGTAACTCCTGACTGGGCATTGTGGACCGTTGCATGCCCAGGAGCTGTGTGTGTAGGTCAGTCCTCACCTCCTGGGGCGGCGTGTTGAGTGGCCCATGTGGAGGCTGGAACACTCCTGGTGCTTGAGtcaccttcttcatttccttctgtacCTTTTGTTGGTGGAGTTCATCTTGCATTTTTTGTAGATATTCAACCTTGTGATCGAACGCCACTTTATGTGCTTCCAGACTATGAACCGAGGCTGGATCATGCAGCGGGTCAGCCTGAAAGTTACTCAAGTCAGGTCTGGTGTCTAGAATCATGTCCAAGTGAATGGCTGACTCTAGGTGTGAAAATTCATCATATAGCTGTCCACCTCTTCGCTGTAGGTATTGTCTCAGTATCTGGCAGGCATAAACCGCTTCTGACACACCGGGACATTCATGTATCGTGCCTACAGTAAGATCCATTTGATGATTtggttgctgggtcttgttgccTGTAACTCCATACATGTTTGGGTACTGCGAGAACTGTACATTAGTGATCATTCCCGGTTGTGTGTCTGGTGCCTGGGGTGGGTTCTGTGCCTGTTCCGTGGCGCTGATTTCCTCGTCCATGCTGACCAGAGCCTCAAAGTCCTCCTGGGATATGCCGGGTGGAGCATGAACCTGGTCACAGACATTCAGGGCATCCACATCCTTACTCATGCCAGCCTTCACGACGCCCTTGACTATGGTTTCCGGACTCACGTGTTTCCAGGCCTTGTACACCACGAAAACGGCATCCAATAGAGATAGAGTTAGAGAGTGTCCTGAGAGAATGTTTTGATTGAATGCGCTGCTGCCAAGACTAATTTTCTCACTGGCTTGCGCTCTGGCCATTAGATATTTGAGCTGCTGGTACCT of the Eriocheir sinensis breed Jianghai 21 chromosome 24, ASM2467909v1, whole genome shotgun sequence genome contains:
- the LOC127002891 gene encoding tigger transposable element-derived protein 4-like, whose protein sequence is MDVASFGTVELRVCPEAQDLAGGKDSSPATLAKAEEQDRLTDPQEAHDDEGEEEEEEKEEEEMLEEEGARKSVRRGRAKAKRKGRGKQNLALADAQATAAAFTFMRKRRQDLTLGAKVKVLEMLEQEPKVPQGKIASMFRVSQSQVSRIMKNKAAIMAQWNRFATPDRKRCRLGKAGALEQKLVDWYKEAKKEDLPISGPILMEKAKSIGNEMGIEFKPSAGWLGRWKDRNGVTLKRFKDKDGAPSATKVGNHWRRYMFTKATKDYSLQNVWVVEETVLVYNALPEHLTNGAASGSDKISVILACNLAGTERKPPVIIGNSQTLNSISLPAPFHYHPDSIVTLDLFSSWLKEWDRELHTKRKKIVVLMSKTPHHPENPHVFNINVTFFPPDTSSVLQPLQLGIINVFKSLYRYQQLKYLMARAQASEKISLGSSAFNQNILSGHSLTLSLLDAVFVVYKAWKHVSPETIVKGVVKAGMSKDVDALNVCDQVHAPPGISQEDFEALVSMDEEISATEQAQNPPQAPDTQPGMITNVQFSQYPNMYGVTGNKTQQPNHQMDLTVGTIHECPGVSEAVYACQILRQYLQRRGGQLYDEFSHLESAIHLDMILDTRPDLSNFQADPLHDPASVHSLEAHKVAFDHKVEYLQKMQDELHQQKVQKEMKKVTQAPGVFQPPHGPLNTPPQEVRTDLHTQLLGMQRSTMPSQELPRQEMLRQDLHHPMQHPDLMRQDMMRPEYRQEVHQDRPRNSLLELRSVNVATFRHPHTDVRNELSNEGKNDAMPVPSDLKNLPSDNHSGAEIHHHGMDVAHTMRQPDARMDNPGIPYYTLTNPLPHYMQSK